From the Manis pentadactyla isolate mManPen7 chromosome 7, mManPen7.hap1, whole genome shotgun sequence genome, one window contains:
- the LOC118908283 gene encoding melanocortin-2 receptor accessory protein 2-like, which translates to MVAGAESEKRFRVNSFVSDFGRPLEPDKVFSRQGNEESRSLFHCYTNDVKRLDKADACHQATAPSSSVQLREVRRGRGQLEEGLDRLRDFDIPNPNFVNTDQSSPFGEDELLISEPSIVLENKPVSQASDKDLD; encoded by the exons atggtggc gggtgCAGAGTCCGAGAAGAGATTCAGAgtgaacagctttgtgtcagaCTTCGGAAGACCTCTGGAGCCAGATAAAGTATTTTCTCGACAGGGCAACGAGGAATCCAGGTCTCTCTTTCACTGCTACACCAATGATGTGAAACGCTTGGACAAGGCTGACGCCTGTCACCAGGCTACGGCCCCCAGCAGCAGTGTGCAGCTCCGGGAGGTCCGCAGGGGCCGCGGGCAGCTGGAGGAGGGGCTGGACAGGCTCAGGGACTTCGACATCCCCAACCCCAACTTTGTGAACACGGACCAGAGCTCCCCCTTTGGAGAGGATGAGCTTCTGATTTCAGAACCATCTATCGTTCTAGAAAATAAGCCTGTTTCCCAGGCCTCAGACAAGGACCTGGATTGA